The following are from one region of the Paenibacillus sabinae T27 genome:
- a CDS encoding extracellular solute-binding protein encodes MKALAITACTVAMSLLIAACGQGGNTGNSGAAGGDTAGAATSKIKLSVWHNFSGDDLRAKAVRAQIDKFKAEHPEVELDAQAIPPDGYRQRLKTVAAADEMPDVFFTQSGTSIKEFYDGGLIQPITSLLDEHPEWKDNFIPGSLDSLSFDGEVYATPLSGSATSFLFYNKSLFEQYNVKVPTTWDELMTAVKTFNDNKITPISLGNKASWLAQSSIISSLADRVTGTDWFKKAVNQDGAKFTDPEFVQALTYFKQLADANAFQTGFNSLDNTQMEQYFIEGKAAMMIDGAWALTNMAASGTEEQLNQVDVTILPSVPGGKGDPNSMSGGSGGGLALSKHVEGDQLKAALELIYTVSGPDAMKAIAGSNSIVTYNVELDQSQVMPLFYKAYNLYKSVKLTPVYDAYLTSSATEAVNNGLQELSMGGNPEDIAKKIQDAQARELGK; translated from the coding sequence ATGAAAGCACTGGCCATCACGGCCTGTACAGTGGCTATGTCGCTGCTAATTGCAGCATGCGGACAAGGAGGAAATACGGGGAACTCCGGCGCAGCGGGGGGCGATACCGCCGGAGCCGCGACCTCCAAGATCAAGCTGTCCGTCTGGCATAATTTCTCAGGCGATGATCTCAGAGCCAAAGCGGTTCGCGCTCAGATCGACAAGTTTAAGGCCGAGCATCCCGAAGTCGAGCTGGACGCCCAGGCGATTCCTCCCGACGGTTACCGCCAGCGGCTGAAGACCGTGGCTGCGGCCGACGAGATGCCGGACGTCTTCTTCACCCAGTCGGGTACGTCCATCAAAGAGTTCTATGACGGCGGGCTGATCCAACCGATTACGTCCCTGCTTGATGAGCACCCTGAGTGGAAGGACAATTTCATTCCGGGTTCGCTGGATTCGCTGTCCTTTGACGGAGAAGTTTACGCGACGCCGCTAAGCGGTTCCGCAACCTCCTTCCTGTTCTACAACAAATCCCTTTTCGAACAATACAACGTTAAGGTTCCGACCACATGGGATGAGCTGATGACGGCGGTCAAGACGTTCAACGACAACAAAATCACCCCGATTTCGCTTGGAAACAAGGCTTCGTGGCTGGCGCAATCCAGTATCATCTCTTCGCTGGCGGACCGCGTCACCGGAACCGACTGGTTCAAGAAGGCGGTCAATCAGGACGGAGCCAAATTCACCGATCCGGAATTCGTGCAGGCGCTGACTTATTTTAAACAGCTGGCCGACGCCAATGCGTTCCAGACCGGCTTCAACAGCCTGGATAACACGCAGATGGAGCAGTACTTCATCGAAGGCAAGGCCGCCATGATGATCGACGGCGCATGGGCGCTGACGAATATGGCCGCATCCGGAACGGAAGAACAGCTGAACCAGGTGGACGTAACGATCCTGCCTTCCGTACCCGGAGGCAAGGGCGACCCGAATTCCATGTCCGGCGGCTCGGGCGGCGGTCTCGCACTTAGCAAGCATGTGGAAGGCGATCAGCTGAAGGCGGCGCTGGAGCTGATTTATACCGTCAGCGGGCCGGATGCCATGAAGGCGATCGCAGGCAGCAACTCGATCGTGACTTACAATGTGGAACTGGATCAATCCCAGGTCATGCCGCTGTTCTACAAAGCGTATAACCTGTATAAATCGGTAAAGCTGACGCCGGTCTATGACGCCTATCTGACCTCCTCGGCTACGGAAGCGGTTAACAACGGACTGCAGGAGCTCTCCATGGGCGGCAATCCGGAAGACATCGCGAAGAAGATACAAGATGCCCAGGCCCGCGAACTCGGCAAGTAA
- a CDS encoding carbohydrate ABC transporter permease: MAFTNRLRGFIVIGLLPALIIYLVFVIVPILWSAYYGFFDWKGIGTARFIGLGNYAEALKDPIFWKALKNNLIVVAASILGQLPIALILSLILRKSTLFHRFVRSAVFMPMVVSTVVIGLIWGYIYHPQIGILNVLLEQFGLGSWIRDWLGDPGINMYSVSAPVIWANIGPYLIIFLSAIQNISSDVEEAAKIDGAIKAKWLYLIVIPMIWDTIKVAIVLCISGSLKAFDLIFVMTGGGPAQSTELLATYMYNNTFEIFRYGYGSAVSTLIIIISMILVLGSQLLMRKRGME; encoded by the coding sequence ATGGCATTCACGAACCGTCTCAGAGGCTTTATTGTGATTGGGCTGCTGCCTGCCTTGATCATCTATTTGGTCTTCGTTATCGTTCCTATTCTCTGGTCCGCATACTACGGATTCTTCGACTGGAAAGGCATTGGCACCGCCCGCTTTATCGGTCTGGGCAACTACGCCGAGGCGCTTAAGGACCCCATTTTCTGGAAGGCGCTCAAGAACAACCTGATCGTTGTCGCTGCCTCGATTCTGGGGCAACTGCCGATCGCTCTCATACTTTCCCTTATTCTTAGAAAAAGCACGCTGTTTCACCGGTTTGTCCGCTCGGCTGTTTTTATGCCGATGGTCGTTTCGACCGTCGTTATCGGTCTGATCTGGGGTTACATCTATCACCCGCAGATCGGGATATTGAACGTGCTGCTGGAGCAGTTCGGACTTGGCTCATGGATTCGCGACTGGCTTGGTGACCCGGGCATCAACATGTATTCGGTCAGTGCCCCGGTGATTTGGGCGAATATCGGACCTTACCTTATTATTTTTCTGTCCGCGATCCAGAATATCTCCTCCGATGTCGAGGAAGCGGCCAAAATCGACGGGGCCATCAAGGCCAAATGGCTGTATCTCATCGTCATCCCGATGATCTGGGATACGATCAAGGTCGCCATCGTGCTGTGCATCTCAGGCAGTCTTAAAGCGTTTGACCTGATTTTTGTCATGACGGGCGGGGGACCTGCACAGTCTACCGAGCTTCTCGCCACGTACATGTACAACAATACCTTTGAAATTTTCCGTTACGGCTACGGGTCGGCGGTTTCTACCTTAATTATTATCATCAGCATGATTCTGGTGCTCGGCAGCCAACTGCTGATGCGAAAGAGAGGGATGGAATGA
- a CDS encoding beta-N-acetylhexosaminidase gives MKFWFEGDISPLLPGIGILAGELGFQLEEDGIPVLVGISGEGIEVGCEDGRAYIRYGRTHQFFRGLGLLVQHVRKGAAFHIRERQQFDLVGPMFDLSRNAVLTTDSFKAMLNKMALMGLNTVMLYMEDTYEIEGEPYFGYMRGRYSQQELREIDDYAAQFGIEAFPSIQTLAHLEEFLKWEPVSHYRDTKGALLVSEERTIKLVERMVESASAPFRSRKIHIGMDEAEELGRGKYLDRNGYSSRFDIMISHLEKVLDIARGRGLEPMMWSDMFLKLASASGGEYYDEETSIPEEMRCSIPKDVDMVYWDYVHTETEDYERLIEKHRSLGSKLAFAGAVWIFNTFGVNYGLSLKASDTALQVCKKEGIGEVYATMWGDDGNEGNPFAALLGLQLYAEHAYSPERPEWEHLAERVKFCTGIEADSYLLMKDLDETPGAEPDNRVQSNPSKFLLYQDVLLGLFDYQIDGLELSAHYEALQRSLSERSAADPAAAGMLEVPEKLCAVLKRKSLLGVELKRAYDAGDKAALAEAAVRELPEIAQAVRELRSAHRTAWYRMFKPFGWEVLDIRYGGLVNRLDSAAMRLLDYTEGRIARIEELEQERLPYSSANRFNHRGAGWCSYYYRMASPNVFFHVLNPF, from the coding sequence ATGAAGTTTTGGTTTGAGGGTGACATATCGCCTCTGCTGCCCGGAATCGGGATTCTGGCCGGCGAGCTTGGGTTTCAGCTCGAAGAGGACGGAATCCCTGTGCTGGTGGGGATTTCCGGCGAAGGAATCGAGGTCGGCTGTGAGGATGGCCGGGCGTATATACGGTATGGGCGTACCCATCAGTTCTTCCGCGGGCTTGGTCTGCTTGTCCAGCACGTGCGCAAGGGCGCAGCGTTTCATATCCGCGAACGGCAGCAATTTGATCTCGTCGGCCCGATGTTCGACCTATCCCGCAACGCGGTGCTCACTACGGACAGCTTTAAGGCTATGCTGAACAAGATGGCCCTGATGGGACTGAATACCGTTATGCTCTATATGGAGGATACCTATGAAATCGAGGGCGAACCTTATTTCGGGTATATGCGAGGCCGTTATTCGCAGCAGGAACTTCGCGAAATCGACGATTATGCGGCTCAGTTCGGCATTGAGGCGTTTCCAAGCATTCAGACGCTTGCCCATCTGGAGGAATTCCTGAAATGGGAGCCGGTGTCCCATTACAGGGATACGAAGGGCGCGCTGCTGGTGAGCGAGGAGCGCACGATAAAGCTGGTCGAGCGTATGGTCGAGTCGGCCAGCGCACCGTTCCGCAGCCGCAAAATCCATATCGGCATGGATGAGGCCGAAGAGCTGGGCCGGGGGAAGTACCTGGACCGGAACGGCTACAGCAGCCGGTTTGATATCATGATCTCGCATCTGGAGAAGGTGCTGGACATTGCGCGAGGGCGGGGGCTTGAGCCGATGATGTGGAGCGATATGTTCCTGAAGCTCGCTTCCGCAAGCGGCGGCGAGTACTATGACGAGGAAACATCGATACCGGAAGAAATGCGGTGCAGCATTCCGAAAGACGTAGATATGGTGTACTGGGACTACGTGCATACGGAGACGGAGGACTACGAGCGGCTGATCGAGAAGCACCGCTCGCTTGGCTCGAAGCTGGCTTTTGCCGGAGCTGTGTGGATTTTTAATACGTTCGGGGTCAATTACGGCCTGTCTCTCAAGGCTTCGGATACGGCACTCCAGGTATGCAAGAAGGAGGGGATCGGCGAGGTGTATGCCACGATGTGGGGGGATGACGGCAATGAGGGCAATCCGTTCGCGGCACTGCTCGGCCTGCAGCTGTATGCGGAGCATGCTTATTCCCCGGAGCGCCCGGAGTGGGAGCATCTCGCGGAGCGTGTGAAGTTCTGTACTGGCATTGAGGCCGACAGCTACCTTCTGATGAAGGACCTGGACGAAACGCCGGGGGCCGAGCCGGATAACCGCGTGCAGAGTAATCCTTCGAAGTTCCTGCTGTACCAGGATGTGCTGCTTGGCCTGTTCGACTATCAGATCGACGGCCTGGAGCTGTCCGCCCATTACGAAGCGCTGCAGCGGAGCCTGTCCGAGAGAAGCGCCGCCGATCCGGCCGCAGCCGGGATGCTGGAGGTTCCGGAGAAGCTGTGCGCGGTGCTGAAGCGCAAGAGCCTGCTAGGTGTCGAACTGAAGCGGGCATATGATGCCGGCGACAAGGCTGCACTGGCCGAAGCGGCGGTACGGGAGCTGCCGGAGATCGCACAGGCGGTTAGGGAGCTTCGGTCCGCGCACCGTACCGCCTGGTACCGCATGTTCAAGCCGTTTGGCTGGGAGGTGCTGGACATCCGGTACGGGGGGCTTGTGAACCGGCTCGATTCCGCCGCCATGCGGCTTCTGGATTACACGGAGGGACGAATTGCAAGAATCGAAGAGCTGGAGCAGGAACGTCTGCCGTACAGCTCGGCCAACCGGTTCAACCATAGAGGCGCCGGATGGTGCAGCTATTATTACCGCATGGCGTCGCCGAATGTATTTTTTCATGTATTAAATCCCTTTTAA
- a CDS encoding amidohydrolase/deacetylase family metallohydrolase: MQEKLVLSHLRLVGGQMTDIVVEDGRIAELTPPGQGRGDRVIDGSGLYVSSGWIDMHVHAFPEFDPYGDEIDEIGIKQGVTTIVDAGSCGADRIGELAASRLGARTRLLAFLNISRIGLKRIDELSRLEWIDLRQAAESAREYRDMIVGFKARISSSVVAGSGLSPLRMARRLSSETDLPLMVHIGSGPPDITEIVPLLEQGDVLTHYLNGKENNLFDSEGQPLPVLLDARDRGVHLDVGHGTASFSFRVAEAARRHGISPDTISSDIYRGNRLNGPVYSLANVMSKFLYLGYPLNEVIDAVTVRAAAWLKRPELGRIQPGDAARLTLFSVEERPVRLTDSEGVTKEAARCIIPKGVVIHGEYAACEIRP, encoded by the coding sequence ATGCAAGAAAAGCTGGTGCTCAGCCATCTCCGGCTTGTGGGCGGGCAAATGACCGATATTGTAGTGGAAGACGGGCGCATCGCCGAGCTAACGCCGCCCGGACAGGGGCGGGGGGACCGGGTGATCGACGGGTCCGGCCTCTATGTTTCCAGCGGATGGATCGACATGCATGTGCATGCGTTCCCGGAATTCGACCCCTACGGGGATGAGATTGATGAGATCGGAATCAAGCAGGGCGTTACGACCATCGTGGACGCCGGCAGCTGCGGAGCCGACCGGATCGGCGAGCTGGCGGCAAGCCGCCTCGGCGCCCGCACCCGCCTTCTCGCCTTCCTTAATATTTCGCGCATCGGTCTGAAACGGATCGACGAGCTGTCCCGGCTCGAGTGGATCGATCTCCGGCAGGCTGCGGAATCCGCCCGTGAATACCGGGATATGATCGTGGGATTCAAAGCCCGAATCAGCAGCAGCGTCGTCGCCGGGAGCGGACTCAGCCCGCTCCGCATGGCCAGGCGCCTCTCTTCGGAAACGGATTTGCCGCTAATGGTCCACATCGGCTCGGGTCCTCCCGATATTACCGAAATTGTGCCATTGCTGGAGCAGGGTGATGTGCTGACCCATTATTTGAACGGGAAGGAGAACAACCTGTTCGACAGCGAGGGCCAACCGCTGCCGGTGCTGCTGGACGCCCGGGACCGGGGCGTTCATCTGGATGTCGGGCACGGCACGGCAAGCTTCTCGTTCCGGGTGGCCGAGGCCGCCAGGCGGCACGGCATTTCCCCGGACACGATCAGCAGCGACATTTACCGGGGAAACCGGCTGAACGGCCCGGTGTACAGCCTGGCAAATGTGATGAGCAAGTTCCTGTATCTTGGCTATCCCCTGAATGAAGTCATCGACGCCGTTACTGTACGCGCAGCCGCCTGGCTAAAGCGGCCCGAATTGGGCCGCATTCAGCCCGGAGACGCCGCGCGCCTGACTTTATTCTCAGTTGAAGAACGTCCAGTACGCCTCACCGATTCCGAAGGAGTAACGAAGGAAGCGGCCCGGTGCATCATACCTAAAGGAGTGGTTATCCATGGAGAATACGCTGCATGCGAAATACGGCCTTAA
- a CDS encoding DgaE family pyridoxal phosphate-dependent ammonia lyase: protein MENTLHAKYGLKRVINASGRMSILGVSAPSDSVMEAMKAGGQAYVEIADLVDKAGDYAARIMGAEAAVVVNSASSGIALSVAGIVTRGDRRKSLRLHQDPITRNEIIMLKGHNVQYGAPVETMVYLGGGRIVEAGYANEGKAADIEEAITDSTAAILYVKSHHAVQKNMISVEEVSDLARRRGIPLIVDAAAEEDLRKYVALADLAIYSGSKAIEGPTSGLVAGKRSCVEWVKSQLYGIGRSMKIGKETTFGLLQALDEYIVKEDTSEREVESLQSLMVLNEIAGLQVSIVQDEAGRAIFRARVHIEPEKAGTDAASVAKALQGGEIAIYTRDYGVRQGYFDIDPRPLQGDDIAVIAARIQELAGGKA, encoded by the coding sequence ATGGAGAATACGCTGCATGCGAAATACGGCCTTAAGCGCGTCATCAACGCCAGCGGCAGAATGAGCATCCTGGGTGTCTCCGCCCCATCGGATTCCGTAATGGAAGCGATGAAGGCGGGCGGCCAGGCTTACGTAGAAATCGCGGATCTCGTCGACAAGGCAGGCGATTACGCCGCCCGCATCATGGGTGCGGAAGCCGCCGTCGTCGTCAACTCCGCGTCCAGCGGCATTGCCCTGTCCGTTGCGGGAATCGTAACAAGAGGCGACCGGCGCAAATCGCTGCGCCTGCATCAGGATCCGATTACGAGGAACGAGATCATTATGCTGAAGGGGCATAACGTCCAGTACGGCGCTCCCGTGGAAACGATGGTCTATCTGGGAGGCGGCCGGATTGTGGAGGCGGGCTACGCCAATGAAGGCAAAGCCGCCGATATCGAGGAGGCGATTACCGACTCGACCGCCGCCATCCTGTACGTCAAATCCCATCATGCCGTCCAGAAGAACATGATTTCCGTGGAGGAAGTCTCGGACTTGGCCCGGCGCAGGGGAATTCCGCTGATCGTAGACGCCGCAGCCGAAGAGGATCTCCGGAAATACGTCGCGCTCGCCGACCTGGCGATCTACAGCGGCTCAAAGGCAATTGAAGGACCGACCTCCGGTCTTGTCGCGGGCAAGCGTTCCTGCGTGGAATGGGTCAAGTCCCAGCTTTACGGAATCGGCCGCAGCATGAAGATCGGCAAGGAAACGACGTTCGGGTTGCTTCAAGCGCTGGATGAGTATATCGTTAAGGAAGATACGAGCGAACGGGAAGTGGAATCGCTGCAATCCTTGATGGTCCTGAATGAGATCGCGGGTCTGCAGGTATCGATCGTGCAGGACGAAGCGGGGCGCGCCATTTTCCGCGCCCGGGTGCACATCGAGCCGGAGAAGGCGGGAACGGACGCGGCTTCTGTCGCCAAGGCGCTTCAGGGGGGCGAAATCGCAATTTATACGCGCGATTACGGCGTGAGACAGGGGTATTTCGATATCGATCCGCGCCCGCTTCAAGGCGATGACATCGCGGTCATCGCGGCCAGAATTCAAGAGCTTGCAGGAGGTAAAGCATAA
- a CDS encoding response regulator yields MDILIVDDEVIIRTGLCTVIDWEELGMTLLPPAESAEEALERIPDERPDIVLTDIRMSGMDGIELAKEIKRRLPDAEIIILTGYDDFGYAQQALREGVTDYLLKTSGPEEVIKAVMKAQRNLSAKREAAKQGAVSAAALRSRLLEEWLIGGGRRSPETAAFEPVRDWLRQNGVFSTEEAGGVQPMRVLLVGASGWGDGRFSELILGSAENRMQELLPCVTLVRNQTVIVALRTEEDWPGMRSLEKALNRVREMLKCDLFAAAGNIVHSLGELPRSYEEAAKVYAYRVLFGDRGLYEMKDIKQRRGGRTVCSEKEEQELLGLLINNQATQLHAWTHRIVEEQLKDPDATPAALQAYLQSVVVVAHRWLDRNREIGTSEPAAVPIFAFEPGVRLEDELFRLLLSVMNEFHQGASDSRYSYIQRAIAYIRNHLDQQLSLQQVAGFVHLNPNHFSEVFKRETGQGYMEFVTRERMLRAGSLLLTTQKKIGEIGGEVGYEDMKYFSQQFKKIMGCTPSEYRQANVN; encoded by the coding sequence GTGGATATACTGATCGTCGACGACGAGGTCATCATCCGGACGGGACTGTGCACGGTTATTGACTGGGAGGAGCTCGGCATGACGCTGCTTCCGCCGGCGGAATCGGCGGAGGAGGCATTGGAGCGCATTCCCGACGAACGCCCCGATATCGTGTTGACCGACATCCGCATGTCGGGGATGGACGGGATAGAGCTGGCCAAGGAGATCAAACGGAGGCTGCCGGACGCCGAGATCATTATCCTGACCGGCTACGATGATTTCGGTTACGCCCAGCAGGCGCTGCGGGAGGGGGTGACCGATTATCTGCTGAAGACCAGTGGCCCTGAGGAGGTCATCAAGGCGGTGATGAAAGCCCAGCGGAACCTGAGCGCGAAGCGGGAAGCGGCGAAGCAGGGGGCGGTTTCCGCTGCGGCGCTGCGGAGCCGGCTGCTTGAGGAGTGGCTGATTGGAGGCGGCAGGCGGTCACCGGAAACGGCAGCCTTTGAGCCGGTAAGAGACTGGCTAAGGCAGAACGGGGTCTTTTCCACAGAGGAGGCCGGCGGCGTTCAGCCGATGCGGGTGCTACTGGTCGGAGCCTCCGGCTGGGGAGATGGCCGGTTCAGCGAGCTGATCCTGGGAAGCGCGGAGAACCGCATGCAGGAGCTTTTGCCGTGCGTCACGCTCGTCCGAAACCAAACAGTCATTGTGGCGCTTCGCACTGAAGAGGACTGGCCCGGCATGCGTTCGCTGGAGAAGGCGCTGAACCGGGTAAGGGAAATGCTAAAATGCGATCTCTTTGCCGCGGCCGGAAACATCGTTCATTCGCTCGGCGAGCTGCCCCGCTCCTATGAGGAAGCGGCTAAGGTTTATGCCTACCGGGTCCTGTTCGGAGACCGGGGCTTGTACGAGATGAAGGATATCAAGCAGCGCAGGGGCGGCCGGACCGTCTGCTCGGAGAAGGAGGAGCAGGAGCTTCTGGGGCTGCTGATCAACAACCAAGCGACCCAGCTGCATGCCTGGACCCACCGGATCGTAGAGGAGCAGCTTAAGGACCCGGACGCAACTCCGGCGGCGCTGCAGGCCTATCTGCAGTCGGTCGTTGTCGTCGCGCACCGCTGGCTGGACCGGAACCGGGAGATCGGCACAAGCGAGCCTGCGGCGGTTCCGATCTTCGCCTTTGAGCCCGGCGTGCGGCTGGAGGATGAACTTTTCCGTCTGCTGCTGTCCGTCATGAACGAGTTTCATCAGGGGGCGAGCGACAGCCGCTACTCTTACATTCAGCGCGCTATCGCGTATATACGTAATCACCTCGACCAGCAGCTAAGTCTTCAGCAGGTGGCCGGGTTCGTCCATCTGAACCCCAACCACTTCAGCGAGGTCTTCAAGCGGGAGACCGGCCAGGGCTATATGGAATTCGTGACCCGGGAGCGGATGCTCCGGGCGGGCAGCCTGCTTCTTACGACACAGAAGAAAATCGGCGAGATCGGGGGCGAGGTCGGTTATGAGGATATGAAATATTTCAGCCAGCAGTTCAAAAAAATCATGGGCTGCACGCCATCGGAATACCGTCAAGCGAATGTTAATTAA
- a CDS encoding cache domain-containing sensor histidine kinase, with protein MWFKHSLKGKLSLLLIIAIVFPLLGAGVVSYRIASNLTEKIEKQSGMNTLRQLSDKLDFIINDIETMSVFIIGQRNIQSYLGSDRADISLYSQNVAFLLNLASSKPYISNITIASGRGYPALSNTTVLYSGLPRLLEAKTADYNPAQKWWTPLYENQTTDDGIKRVFSLVRPIRSTDKFQPLGELAISVDVDEVQEMLQDAAWNANGRLWLVNQENRIMSSQTGEGLNMPLGQSLPGLGELRGTEGVLNITRGQESNTLLYYTLPSLNWKLVGVIPTRIYTAQNEYVLTLTAVAIGVAALLAGALVLYFTAWVTRPLTKLARKLKDVSPGDPVKQFEVRSTDEIGMVLHSYNQLGERIERLKSQLQLNEAKKKEADIQALQAQIHPHFLYNTLSSIHWIALMNKDRQVAEMVGALGDFLRFSLNDGKEFCSVEQEVAHAQNYVRIMSKRFQDKFDSTFLIDPKIQERTMLKLLLQPLIENSIMHGLKKKQGKGSVFVHAELRGEGMSFVVEDTGVGMDEEKLLHLRSLLLAGEAGEQQRSGSSDSGYGLSSVHRRLKLHYGSGAGLHIESEPEGGTRISFTIPVLEG; from the coding sequence ATGTGGTTCAAGCATTCTTTGAAGGGGAAGCTGTCGCTGCTGCTCATCATCGCAATCGTGTTCCCTCTGCTCGGCGCCGGGGTCGTCTCCTACCGGATCGCCTCCAATCTGACGGAAAAAATTGAAAAGCAGTCCGGCATGAATACGCTCAGGCAGCTTTCGGATAAATTGGACTTTATCATTAACGATATCGAGACCATGTCGGTGTTCATCATCGGCCAGCGCAACATTCAATCCTACCTCGGCAGCGATAGGGCGGACATTTCCCTGTATTCGCAAAATGTGGCCTTTCTGCTGAACCTGGCTTCCTCCAAACCCTACATTTCCAATATCACCATCGCCTCCGGCCGCGGGTATCCGGCGCTGTCCAACACGACGGTGCTGTACTCCGGACTGCCCCGGCTGCTGGAGGCCAAGACAGCCGATTATAACCCCGCGCAGAAGTGGTGGACGCCTCTCTATGAGAACCAGACGACCGACGACGGCATCAAGCGCGTATTCTCGCTGGTCCGTCCGATTCGCAGCACCGATAAGTTCCAGCCGCTGGGGGAGCTGGCGATCAGCGTCGATGTAGACGAGGTGCAGGAGATGCTGCAGGACGCGGCCTGGAACGCAAACGGCCGGCTTTGGCTCGTCAATCAGGAGAACCGGATCATGTCTTCCCAGACCGGGGAAGGGCTTAATATGCCGCTTGGACAGTCGCTTCCGGGGCTGGGCGAGCTAAGAGGAACCGAAGGCGTTCTTAACATTACTCGGGGTCAGGAGAGCAACACGCTGCTCTATTACACGCTGCCGAGCCTAAACTGGAAGCTGGTTGGCGTCATTCCGACCCGAATCTATACCGCGCAGAACGAATACGTGCTTACGCTTACGGCGGTCGCCATCGGCGTCGCAGCGCTGCTTGCGGGAGCGCTTGTGCTGTATTTCACCGCATGGGTTACGCGCCCGCTGACCAAGCTGGCCAGAAAGCTGAAGGACGTGAGTCCCGGCGATCCCGTCAAGCAATTCGAGGTTAGGTCCACGGATGAAATCGGGATGGTACTGCATAGCTACAATCAGCTTGGCGAGCGAATCGAGCGCCTAAAAAGCCAGCTGCAGCTGAACGAGGCAAAAAAGAAGGAGGCTGATATTCAGGCCCTTCAGGCCCAGATTCATCCGCATTTTCTGTATAACACTCTGTCGTCAATCCACTGGATCGCGCTCATGAACAAGGACCGTCAGGTAGCGGAAATGGTTGGGGCGCTCGGTGATTTTCTGCGGTTCAGCCTCAACGACGGCAAGGAATTCTGCTCCGTAGAACAGGAGGTGGCGCATGCACAGAACTATGTCCGCATCATGTCGAAGCGGTTCCAGGACAAATTCGACTCGACCTTCCTGATCGATCCCAAAATTCAGGAGAGAACGATGCTGAAGCTACTGCTGCAGCCGCTGATCGAGAACAGCATCATGCACGGCCTGAAGAAAAAGCAGGGCAAGGGCAGCGTCTTCGTCCATGCGGAGCTGCGGGGAGAAGGCATGTCCTTTGTCGTTGAGGACACCGGGGTCGGTATGGATGAGGAGAAGCTGCTGCATCTGCGCAGCCTGCTGCTCGCCGGAGAAGCAGGTGAGCAGCAACGGTCCGGCTCTTCAGACTCGGGTTATGGCCTGAGCAGCGTACATCGCCGTCTAAAGCTGCATTACGGCAGCGGAGCGGGTCTTCATATCGAGAGCGAGCCGGAAGGCGGCACACGAATTTCGTTCACCATACCTGTACTGGAGGGATAG
- a CDS encoding carbohydrate ABC transporter permease, which yields MKTIATGSLAEGTAGRTSRALRFRASWLLHLVLLAFSLVTLYPLLWLFISSFKSNQDFFGSPFALPSVWQFENYTRAWEIGGIGSAFLNSVVVSVLSLVLTLFLGTLTAFIVSRLEFRFKGLIMMLFVLGMLIPIHSTLVPLFILMKSLGILDTYASLILPYTAFELPIAVFVVAAYLTSVPKELEEAAMIDGTGYWGIFFRIIVPLAVPAMATVSILGFLRFWNDFAFALVFINDQALKTLPLSLSLFSDGYGTDYSLTMAAMSIAVIPTIIIYLLFQNYIMKGMVAGAVKG from the coding sequence ATGAAAACGATCGCTACCGGCAGCCTGGCCGAAGGCACGGCTGGCAGGACGTCCAGAGCCCTGAGGTTCAGAGCGTCATGGCTCCTTCATCTTGTGCTTCTCGCTTTTTCGCTGGTCACCCTGTACCCGCTTCTGTGGCTGTTTATCAGCTCGTTCAAATCGAATCAGGATTTCTTCGGCAGCCCGTTCGCGCTTCCGTCGGTCTGGCAGTTTGAGAACTATACCCGGGCTTGGGAGATCGGCGGCATTGGCTCCGCATTCTTGAATTCTGTTGTCGTCTCGGTCTTATCGCTGGTGTTGACTCTGTTTCTCGGAACGCTGACGGCTTTTATCGTATCCCGCCTAGAGTTCCGGTTCAAAGGCCTGATCATGATGCTGTTCGTGCTTGGCATGCTGATTCCCATTCACAGCACGCTGGTGCCGCTGTTCATTCTGATGAAGAGCCTTGGCATCCTGGATACGTATGCATCACTGATTTTGCCGTATACGGCCTTTGAGCTGCCGATCGCTGTATTCGTCGTTGCCGCCTATCTGACTTCCGTGCCGAAAGAGCTGGAGGAAGCAGCCATGATCGACGGCACCGGATACTGGGGAATTTTCTTTCGGATTATCGTCCCGCTGGCGGTTCCCGCCATGGCCACGGTGTCCATTCTCGGCTTCCTCAGATTCTGGAATGATTTTGCGTTCGCGCTCGTCTTTATCAACGATCAGGCGCTGAAGACGCTGCCGCTCAGCCTGTCGCTGTTCTCGGACGGATACGGCACGGACTACAGCCTGACGATGGCCGCCATGTCGATCGCCGTCATTCCGACCATCATCATTTATCTGCTATTCCAAAATTATATTATGAAGGGGATGGTTGCGGGGGCAGTGAAAGGCTGA